In Tachypleus tridentatus isolate NWPU-2018 chromosome 7, ASM421037v1, whole genome shotgun sequence, a genomic segment contains:
- the LOC143255237 gene encoding MAPK regulated corepressor interacting protein 2-like, whose translation MYTLSKGPSKILAKSKTRRGITQKVDSLESIRDFASKRTGELKDSIDMSSPKPVFQQVNGRRFHSQKSNQDTITPQHEEITRYIYNTWKLVSREYDAAKQPGAEGIMHSVVYYQDNCSSSQLPKFEPFDLELFWGQRVIQSITQSA comes from the exons ATGTATACGTTGTCTAAAGGCCCAAGCAAAATCTTAGCTAAAAGTAAAACAAGAAGAG GGATTACGCAAAAGGTGGATAGCCTTGAGAGTATAAGGGATTTTGCAAGCAAGCGCACTGGGGAACTTAAAGACTCTATTGATATGAG ctCTCCTAAACCTGTATTCCAACAAGTAAATGGTAGGAGGTTTCATAGTCAGAAAAGCAATCAAGATACTATTACACCACAGCATGAAGAAATCACgagatatatttataaca CATGGAAACTAGTGAGTAGAGAATATGATGCTGCCAAACAGCCAGGTGCTGAAGGGATAA TGCATAGTGTGGTGTATTATCAAGATAACTGTTCATCCAGCCAACTACCAA aATTTGAGCCTTTTGATTTGGAGTTATTCTGGGGCCAGCGGGTCATCCAAAGCATTACTCAATCAGCGTAG